In one window of Brenneria goodwinii DNA:
- the sctN gene encoding type III secretion system ATPase SctN: MQTQAAIDFPLMTRWFQQQRRRLSDFAPVDLKGRIIGISGILLECSLPRARIGDLCLVERQDGSQVMAEVVGFSPRNTFLSALGALDGIAQGAAVAPLYQPHCIQVSDRLFGSVLDGFGRALEDGGESAFVQPGELHGNAQPVLGDAPPPTARPRIATPLPTGLRAIDGLLTLGQGQRVGIFAGAGCGKTTLLAELARNTPCDAIVFGLIGERGRELREFLDHELDDDLRRRTVLVCSTSDRSSMERARAAFTATAIAEAYRAAGKQVLLIIDSLTRFARAQREIGLALGEPQGRGGLPPSVYTLLPRLVERAGQTQTGAITALYSVLIEQDSMNDPVADEVRSLIDGHIVLTRRLAEQGHYPAIDVLASLSRTMSNVVDGGHNRHAGAVRRLMAAYKQVEMLIRLGEYQSGHDALTDSAVNAQQDITRFLRQAMRDPMAYDDIQQQLAEVSAHAP; this comes from the coding sequence ATGCAGACGCAAGCAGCGATAGATTTTCCACTGATGACCCGCTGGTTTCAGCAGCAACGGCGGCGGCTGTCCGATTTCGCCCCCGTCGATTTAAAAGGGCGGATTATCGGCATCAGCGGCATTTTGCTGGAGTGCAGCCTGCCGCGCGCGCGCATCGGCGATCTCTGTCTGGTCGAGCGCCAAGACGGCAGCCAGGTAATGGCCGAGGTCGTGGGTTTCAGCCCGCGGAACACCTTTCTGTCGGCGCTGGGCGCGTTAGACGGCATCGCCCAGGGGGCCGCCGTCGCCCCGCTTTATCAGCCCCACTGCATCCAGGTTTCCGATAGGCTGTTCGGCAGCGTGCTGGACGGCTTCGGACGCGCGCTGGAAGACGGCGGCGAAAGCGCATTCGTCCAGCCTGGAGAACTCCATGGCAACGCCCAGCCGGTATTGGGCGACGCCCCGCCCCCTACGGCGCGCCCGCGCATCGCCACGCCGTTGCCCACCGGTCTGCGGGCCATCGACGGGCTGCTGACGCTGGGCCAGGGGCAGCGCGTCGGTATCTTCGCCGGCGCCGGCTGCGGCAAAACCACGCTGCTGGCCGAACTGGCCCGCAACACCCCGTGCGATGCGATTGTCTTCGGCCTGATTGGCGAACGTGGACGCGAACTGCGCGAGTTTCTCGATCATGAACTGGATGACGATCTGCGCCGCCGTACCGTACTGGTTTGCTCCACGTCCGATCGCAGCAGCATGGAACGCGCGCGCGCGGCCTTTACCGCCACGGCGATTGCCGAAGCGTATCGCGCCGCCGGCAAGCAGGTCTTACTGATCATTGACTCCCTGACCCGCTTTGCCCGCGCCCAGCGCGAAATCGGCCTGGCCCTTGGCGAACCGCAGGGCCGCGGCGGTCTGCCGCCGTCGGTATACACCCTGCTGCCGCGGCTGGTGGAACGCGCCGGACAAACCCAGACCGGCGCCATTACCGCCCTCTATTCGGTGCTTATCGAGCAGGATTCCATGAACGACCCGGTGGCGGACGAAGTGCGCTCGTTGATCGACGGGCACATCGTTCTCACCCGGCGGCTGGCGGAACAGGGCCACTATCCCGCCATTGACGTGCTGGCCAGCCTGAGCCGAACCATGAGCAACGTGGTGGACGGCGGGCACAATCGTCATGCCGGCGCCGTACGCCGCCTGATGGCCGCCTACAAGCAGGTGGAAATGCTTATCCGGCTGGGAGAATACCAATCCGGCCACGATGCGTTAACCGACTCGGCGGTCAATGCCCAGCAGGATATTACCCGATTTCTGCGTCAGGCCATGCGCGATCCTATGGCCTACGACGATATTCAACAGCAATTAGCCGAGGTCAGCGCCCATGCTCCATGA
- a CDS encoding type III secretion protein — MLHDEAAAQELHATLNLLMPIRRQRLLRSERQLRQEEQALAEINAQLAQHRQQLQLLRQASQQQRETFDTQLKGQDQALESLKSQLAAERKALRHIEQEIQRGHAHQQRQHRQQQQIGQARQTVRQRQKAVEKLEFLLTLHQERT, encoded by the coding sequence ATGCTCCATGACGAAGCCGCCGCCCAGGAATTACACGCCACGCTGAACCTGCTGATGCCGATTCGCCGCCAGCGTCTGCTGCGCAGCGAACGGCAGTTGCGCCAGGAAGAGCAGGCGCTGGCGGAGATCAACGCGCAGCTAGCGCAGCACCGGCAGCAGTTGCAACTGCTGCGCCAGGCGAGTCAGCAGCAGCGCGAAACCTTTGACACGCAGCTAAAAGGCCAGGATCAGGCGCTCGAAAGCCTCAAATCGCAACTGGCCGCCGAGCGCAAAGCGCTTCGCCACATCGAGCAGGAAATTCAGCGCGGTCATGCCCATCAGCAACGGCAGCATCGCCAACAACAGCAGATCGGCCAGGCTCGTCAGACGGTTCGTCAGCGCCAGAAGGCCGTCGAAAAACTGGAATTTTTGTTAACGCTGCATCAGGAGCGCACATGA
- a CDS encoding type III secretion system HrpP C-terminal domain-containing protein: protein MSNPTIPCQKPANTAAAAPTALSAKSPGRGEKEQHHFWQAFTFSSGFEQAVYQTGNPGASATAAAVYFDSAPADGHDTQTDRVTMSQWAPLQCELVESVDNIGNPPFSFSLQLPQLGDIDVTLAALAPQGWDIALRFSRDAYPLLKHRREACRRSLSDALGCPVRLSFESRETERW, encoded by the coding sequence ATGAGCAACCCAACCATCCCGTGCCAGAAACCGGCCAATACCGCCGCGGCGGCGCCAACGGCGTTGTCCGCCAAATCCCCGGGCCGAGGCGAGAAGGAGCAACACCATTTTTGGCAGGCGTTCACCTTTTCCAGCGGCTTTGAACAGGCGGTTTATCAGACAGGAAATCCCGGCGCGTCCGCAACGGCGGCGGCAGTCTATTTTGATTCGGCGCCGGCCGACGGTCACGATACCCAGACGGACAGAGTGACAATGTCACAATGGGCGCCCCTCCAGTGCGAGTTGGTCGAATCAGTGGACAACATTGGCAATCCGCCGTTTTCATTCAGCCTGCAACTGCCGCAGTTGGGTGATATTGACGTTACGCTGGCAGCGCTGGCGCCGCAGGGCTGGGATATCGCCCTGCGATTCAGCCGCGACGCCTACCCGTTATTAAAACATCGCCGTGAAGCCTGCCGCCGCTCGCTGTCCGATGCGCTGGGCTGTCCGGTCAGGCTCAGTTTTGAAAGCCGCGAGACCGAGCGATGGTAA
- the sctQ gene encoding type III secretion system cytoplasmic ring protein SctQ, with translation MVTQPLTLPRMPREQVDIRNQLAAGLTLTFRREDRPGEIRLTLAEDGGTDEPLSHWRCDDGIFALSSPAPVLSLLSDCPLLPATDGQAAQEWYWTLYNQSLAPSVAAVLGQILPHPTPRTAESMVTGQLTVSWNGIRTRSRIQASTACWRALLKRSGWRRIYPALPHSLPFTVPLILADAVLTPATLSRLGNGDVILPTTPYFSPDGQGSITLGSRRLQGALRLAGLAPYHFVIADMEITPMNDASFNDMQAQQSAHDEISDIVTSEDLTDQHTPSKLPPLPVTLNVRCGHIVFTLPELQRLSCGSVLTLRDVVPGEAWLCHGDIPLAHGELVDIEGKLGLQITRLLSTPDTSAQQEPEV, from the coding sequence ATGGTAACTCAGCCGCTGACGTTGCCGCGCATGCCCCGCGAACAGGTCGACATACGCAATCAGCTCGCCGCGGGTCTGACGCTTACCTTCAGACGTGAAGATCGGCCGGGTGAAATACGCCTGACGCTGGCGGAAGACGGCGGCACTGATGAGCCGCTCAGCCACTGGCGTTGCGACGATGGCATTTTCGCGCTCTCCTCGCCCGCGCCGGTTTTAAGCCTGTTGTCCGACTGCCCGTTATTGCCTGCAACGGACGGGCAAGCGGCACAGGAGTGGTATTGGACGCTGTATAACCAATCTCTTGCGCCATCGGTCGCGGCGGTGCTGGGCCAGATACTTCCCCATCCGACTCCCCGGACAGCGGAAAGCATGGTGACAGGCCAGCTAACGGTAAGCTGGAACGGCATTCGCACGCGCAGCCGGATACAGGCGTCCACGGCCTGTTGGCGGGCGCTGCTCAAACGCTCCGGCTGGCGACGGATCTATCCGGCCTTGCCGCACTCGCTGCCGTTTACGGTTCCCCTGATACTGGCCGACGCCGTTCTCACGCCAGCGACGCTGAGCCGGCTTGGCAACGGCGATGTCATCCTGCCGACCACGCCCTATTTTTCCCCTGACGGCCAGGGATCCATCACGCTGGGTTCGCGGCGTCTACAGGGCGCGCTGCGCTTAGCAGGGCTGGCCCCTTACCATTTTGTCATCGCCGATATGGAGATTACGCCAATGAACGACGCCTCTTTCAACGACATGCAGGCCCAGCAGAGCGCTCACGACGAAATAAGTGACATCGTCACAAGTGAAGACCTTACAGATCAACACACCCCGTCCAAACTACCGCCGCTGCCGGTTACGCTTAACGTCCGCTGCGGGCATATTGTCTTTACGCTGCCGGAGCTACAGCGTCTAAGCTGCGGATCGGTCCTGACGCTGCGTGACGTGGTGCCGGGAGAAGCCTGGCTGTGTCACGGCGATATTCCCCTGGCGCATGGCGAGCTGGTTGATATAGAGGGCAAACTGGGGCTGCAAATTACCCGGCTGCTGTCCACGCCCGACACCTCGGCTCAACAGGAGCCCGAGGTATGA
- the sctR gene encoding type III secretion system export apparatus subunit SctR gives MTAGQFDPLMFALFLGALSLIPLMMIVCTCFLKIAVVLLITRNAIGVQQVPPNMALYGIALAATLFVMAPIFQDITQRFQESPPDTSDMTVLHESVLHGLEPLQTFMSRNTDPDILTHLHENSLRMWPPSMSEKVDTQNLLLVIPAFVLSELTAGFKIGFLIYVPFIVIDLIVSNVLLALGMQMVAPMTLSLPLKLLLFVLVNGWTRLLDGLFYSYL, from the coding sequence ATGACTGCCGGTCAATTCGATCCCTTGATGTTCGCGCTGTTTCTGGGCGCGCTTTCCCTTATTCCGTTGATGATGATCGTCTGTACCTGCTTTTTAAAAATCGCCGTCGTGCTGCTGATTACCCGCAACGCCATCGGCGTACAGCAAGTGCCGCCCAACATGGCGCTGTACGGCATCGCGCTGGCGGCCACCCTGTTCGTCATGGCGCCGATCTTTCAGGATATCACCCAGCGTTTTCAGGAGAGCCCGCCGGACACCAGCGACATGACCGTTTTACATGAGAGCGTGCTGCACGGTCTGGAACCGTTGCAAACGTTCATGTCCCGTAATACCGACCCGGACATCCTCACTCATTTGCATGAAAACAGCCTGCGCATGTGGCCGCCGTCCATGTCGGAAAAAGTCGATACCCAGAATCTGCTGCTGGTGATCCCGGCCTTTGTGCTGTCTGAGCTGACGGCCGGATTCAAAATCGGTTTTTTAATCTATGTGCCGTTCATCGTTATCGATCTGATCGTCTCCAACGTGTTGCTGGCGCTGGGGATGCAGATGGTGGCGCCCATGACGCTCTCGTTGCCCCTCAAGCTGCTGCTGTTCGTGCTGGTCAACGGCTGGACTCGGCTGCTGGATGGCCTTTTCTACAGTTATCTGTGA
- the sctS gene encoding type III secretion system export apparatus subunit SctS, which translates to MEIITLFRQAMVMVVLLSAPPLLVAVIVGVLISLLQAVMQLQDQTLPFAVKLISVGVALALTGRWIGVELIQLAITAFNMIEHS; encoded by the coding sequence ATGGAAATTATCACGCTTTTCCGGCAGGCCATGGTAATGGTTGTCCTGCTCTCCGCCCCGCCGCTGCTGGTGGCGGTTATCGTCGGCGTATTGATCTCGCTATTGCAAGCGGTGATGCAGCTACAAGACCAGACGCTGCCGTTTGCCGTCAAGCTGATCTCCGTCGGCGTGGCGCTGGCGCTGACCGGCCGTTGGATCGGCGTGGAGCTGATCCAGCTTGCCATTACGGCCTTTAACATGATCGAACACTCCTGA
- the sctT gene encoding type III secretion system export apparatus subunit SctT yields MIATIQHVYDFIIAITLGIARIYPCFILVPAFSLNVLKGMLRSAVVISLTLLPAPIIQQQLLQTPLSWPMLPGLLLKEIIVGLLIALILAMPFWLFESVGALFDNQRGALMGGQLNPALGPDSTPLGHLLKQLIILLLIIGIGISGLTQLLWDSYRLWPALAWLPPLTEQGFEVYLKLLAETFTHMVIYAGPLVALLLLLEFSISLLSLYSPQLQVFVLSIPAKCLVGLAFFIVYLPVLHYLGDGKLQTLPDLKHLFPLFFPPSP; encoded by the coding sequence ATGATCGCCACCATCCAGCACGTTTATGATTTTATTATCGCCATCACGCTGGGTATTGCGCGTATCTATCCCTGTTTTATTCTGGTGCCGGCGTTTTCGCTCAACGTGCTGAAAGGCATGTTGCGCAGCGCGGTGGTGATTTCGCTAACCCTGCTGCCGGCGCCGATTATCCAGCAGCAATTGCTACAGACGCCGCTCTCCTGGCCGATGCTGCCAGGGCTGTTATTAAAAGAGATCATCGTCGGCCTGCTGATCGCCCTGATCCTGGCGATGCCATTCTGGCTGTTTGAATCCGTCGGCGCGCTATTCGATAACCAGCGCGGCGCGCTGATGGGCGGACAGCTCAACCCGGCATTGGGGCCGGACTCCACCCCACTCGGCCACCTGCTTAAACAGCTTATTATCCTGCTGCTGATTATCGGTATCGGCATTAGCGGGCTGACCCAGCTTTTGTGGGACAGCTATCGCCTGTGGCCGGCTCTGGCATGGCTGCCGCCCCTTACCGAACAAGGGTTTGAGGTCTATCTGAAGCTGCTCGCCGAAACTTTCACCCATATGGTGATCTATGCCGGCCCGCTGGTCGCGCTGCTTCTGCTGCTGGAATTCAGCATCTCGCTGCTCAGCCTCTACAGCCCGCAGTTGCAGGTGTTTGTGCTCTCTATCCCGGCCAAATGCCTGGTCGGACTGGCTTTTTTCATCGTTTATCTGCCGGTTTTGCACTACCTGGGAGATGGCAAACTTCAGACGCTACCGGACTTAAAACATCTGTTCCCGCTGTTTTTCCCACCGTCGCCATAA
- the sctU gene encoding type III secretion system export apparatus subunit SctU — MSEKTEKPTDKKLQDARKKGEVGQSQDVPKLLICVGLLECILALADHTMGRLQALIQLPLMRLSQPFGQAVKEVFHDAMTLALTFCLLAASIAVLLRIMGGWIQYGPLFAPEALKMDLNRLNPINQFKQMFSMRKLTELITNILKAVVIGTVFYKVVVPELESLVELAYGDLNGFWLGVKALLAHISRTTLVALLVLSVLDFGLQKYFFLKQQRMSHQDLRNEHKDSEGDPHMKGHRKSLANELINQPAAPTPQKPVAEADMLLVNPTHYAVALYYRPGVTPLPKIICKGEDQQAQLLIEQAKQAEIPVIRFIWLARTLYRTPVGHYIPRETLQAVAQVYRTLRQLEDEQKDEVIEME, encoded by the coding sequence ATGAGTGAAAAAACCGAAAAGCCCACCGATAAAAAACTTCAGGATGCCCGTAAGAAAGGCGAAGTCGGGCAAAGCCAGGACGTTCCCAAGCTGTTGATTTGCGTCGGGCTGCTGGAATGCATTCTGGCGTTGGCCGACCATACCATGGGTAGATTGCAGGCGCTGATACAGCTCCCCTTGATGCGGCTGAGCCAGCCGTTCGGCCAGGCCGTCAAAGAAGTATTCCATGACGCGATGACGCTGGCGCTGACCTTTTGCCTGCTGGCCGCCAGCATTGCGGTGTTGCTGCGGATCATGGGCGGCTGGATACAGTACGGCCCGCTGTTTGCTCCCGAAGCATTAAAAATGGATCTGAACCGGTTGAATCCCATTAACCAATTCAAGCAGATGTTCTCCATGCGCAAACTGACGGAGCTGATCACCAATATCCTGAAAGCCGTCGTCATCGGCACGGTTTTTTATAAGGTTGTGGTGCCTGAGCTGGAGTCGCTGGTGGAGCTGGCTTACGGGGATTTAAACGGTTTCTGGCTGGGGGTGAAAGCATTACTGGCGCATATCTCTCGCACCACGCTCGTCGCGCTGCTGGTACTTTCCGTACTCGACTTCGGGTTGCAGAAATACTTTTTCCTCAAGCAGCAACGCATGAGCCATCAGGATCTGCGCAACGAACATAAAGACTCCGAAGGGGATCCGCACATGAAGGGGCACCGTAAATCTCTGGCCAATGAGTTGATTAACCAACCGGCGGCCCCCACGCCGCAAAAACCGGTTGCCGAGGCCGATATGCTGCTGGTCAACCCCACCCACTATGCCGTGGCCCTCTACTATCGCCCCGGCGTCACCCCTTTGCCGAAAATTATCTGTAAAGGCGAAGACCAGCAGGCGCAGTTGCTTATCGAGCAGGCCAAACAGGCGGAAATCCCGGTTATCCGTTTTATCTGGCTGGCGCGAACGCTTTACCGTACCCCCGTCGGTCATTACATTCCGCGCGAAACGCTACAGGCCGTGGCGCAGGTTTACCGTACCCTGCGTCAGTTGGAAGATGAACAGAAAGATGAAGTGATTGAAATGGAATAA